ATTTATATCCTACCATTGTTGATAAATTTTACTAGGGTTGGACTAGTTAATAATTTACCTGGCAGATATCCTAAGCAAAAGCGGACAGACTGAATAAATAGTGCTCTATGATGATTTTTGGGGGATTCTTGCTAAGATTCTCATGACCGGATGAATGAGATAGATGCTCCAAGGACTGCTAATAGTTGAACAAAACGTTCACTCAAGGGGGTGGTCTCTGGAAACAGAACTACTTAATTAGGAGAAGTTTACTAGTAGTTCCTAACAGTTACTAATGTATTTATTGTTTTGTTGGCAGATATATTGCTTTGATGCGGTTACTCTTGAGAGTAAATTTAGTGTTCTTACTTATCCTGTTCCTCAGTTGGGAGTCCCCGGACTGGTTGGAGTTAACATTGGCTATGGCCCAATGTCTGTGGGTCCCAGATGGTTAGCTTATGCATCTAATAACCCCTTGTCATCAAATGCCGGACGTCTAAGTCCCCAAAGTCTTAGCCCTTCTCCAGGTGTTAGCCCTTCTACTTCACCTGGTAGCGGAAGCCTGATGGCTCGGTATGCAATGGAATCAAGTAAGCACTTAGCTGCTGGATTAATGAATCTGGGTGACAAGGGATACAAAACTTTGACCAAATATTATCACGAGATGCGTCCTGATGGTTCTAGCTCTCCCGTTTCATCAAATTCAGGATGGAAAGTTAGCAGAACTGCAACACAGTCAACAGAAACTGAAACTGCTGGGACGGTTAGTCTATACTATTTAAGGACATAGCATCCTacaccaaaaattaatttttgcaattttcctTTATGAAGGATGAGGAGTTTAGATTTATGATAGAGGAGAAAGACATTGAAATTCTTATTGTTGATTATATGAGACAAAAATGCATCTCTAGATTTGATAATAACACTCAAGCTAACATCTGGTAGTAGCACTAACTTCTATGAAATAATGGTGGGAGttgatattctaaaaaaattatttgattgtttGGCTGTGGATCCAAAAAAATAGAGCAAAGATgatttttcttattgtttgttgCAGGTTGTTGTGAGAGATTTTGTGTCTAAAGCTGTTGTATCACAATTTAGGGCTCATACTAGTCCAATATCTGCTCTATGCTTTGATCCAAGTGGGACTCTTCTGGTTACTGCCTCTATCTATGGAAACAATATAAATATCTTCAGGATTATGCTGTCCCAAAATGCATCAGGAACTTACGATTGGAGTTCTTCTCATGTGCACCTTTACAAGCTCCATCGTGGCATGACTTCAGCTGTACATTCTTTATCTTCTGTTGCTTATGACTATGTTTCTCAATATTCTTGGTTCATATTTTGATCTGGCATGCTTTTATGTGACAGGTGATTCAAGACATTTGTTTTAGTCAATATAGCCAGTGGGTAGCAATTGTTTCATCCAGGGGGACTTGCCATATATTTGTTTTATCCCCTTTTGGTGGTGAGACTGGTCTGCAGGTAATACCCAATTCCCATGCTGATGGCCCTAGCCTCATACCTGTCCTATCCCAACCATGGTGGTCTGCTTCATCTCTCATGATAAGTCAGCAGTCCTGCCCTCCACCTCCACCACCTATCAATCTCTCAGTTGTTAGTAGGATAAGACTTGGTAACTCTGGGTGGCTCAATACAGTCAGCAGTGCTGCATCTTCTGCAGCAGGAAGGGTCTCAGTGCCTTCTGGTGTTGCTGCCATTTTTCACAATTCTGTACATCATCGCGCACAACCTGCTCCCCCAAATGTCAATCCTTTGGAGCACCTATTGGTCTATTCCCCTACTGGCAATGTAATTCAGTATGAACTTCTTCCTTCAATAGGGGGAGAGCAAGGTGAATCTTCTTCAAGAACTGGGGCAGGTTCATTGGTGCAGATGCAAGACGATGAGCTACGTGTAAAATCTGAAACTGTTCAATGGTGGGATGTCTGCCGAAGAGTAGATTGGCTTGAAAGAGAGGAATGCATTTATGGGATTACTCCTGGTGGGCAAGATTCTACTGGGATGGTCCTGGATGCTTTTAATTATGAAGATAATGGTACTGGTGAAAAGGATATTGTAAAGCCACATGAACATTCTCATTTGTATCTCTCTAATGCGGAGGTGCAGATACGGTCTGGGAGAATGTCAATTTGGCAGAAGTCTAAGGTATTTCTTTGTTCAATGATGAGTTTCATATGACTTCCTCCATGTGCTTACGATGTTCCTCCTCTATTCTAGATATGTTTTTTCAGGATGAGTCTTCACAGGGATGTGGAGCAGAATATAATTAAAGATCATATCAGTGgagagattgagattgaaaAGGTTCCTGTTCATGAGGTTGAGATAAAGCGGAAGGATTTGCTTCCTGTTTTTGACCGCTTCCAGAGGATTCAGTCAGACTGGAGTGATGATAGGTAATTTCATTTATCTGTTTATAAGTCCTAGTTACTTGCCAGTGATTTCTGAGATGCTTTGCTGATCACTGGGTGTTGATTAGGAGAATTCTGAATAGCCATTGTAATATATTAAAATCTGTCTTCAGGGAAAGCTTGAGGTTTTGCATTTTCCCCCATGCTTTGTCTTTCTGCTTCTTTTTTTACTATTGTCTTCCAGACTTTACAGCTTCCTACATTTGTCCATAGTTATTTTTTTCCCGCAGTTAGATCTTGAAATTCTGGGTGTTAAGTTTGTCTAAGATAGAATTATTTCAGTAAGTTTAGATGTGGAATTActtcacatacatatatatatatatctatatattacacatatatgTGTTATAGGTTCAAACAAAGATTTTAGTGATTGAGCCATATCCTTCAtattgttgatatatatattcgtCAAATGGGAATTCTGACCCTGACCCTTCAAATTGGCAGATTGTTGTCTAAACGTAAAATATTCCTCATTGTCATTCATTGGCTTAGTCCTTTCCTCGTGGTGTTggaaaaacaaaagtattagattCCCTATGTCCAGGAAATAGGTTTCCCCAGTTCTCTAGTTGGAAAACCATGTACTGCCGGTATATTTCTAAGTTGCATGGGGATGTGCATTGTATTAGCGAATTCAGTTTCCATTGGATTTGTGgcatgattttcttttgatcttgCTGCTATATGCAAGTTTTATGGTGCTGCTTCTAACCATTCAATGCAAGTCCTTTGTTGTTCTGGAAGCATTGGCTCACTATTGAGGGAGCATACTCCATGCATGTGTATGACATGCATTAGACACATCGGAAATATATCCGGCACAATCATTTCCAATCCTTTTCCCCTTCCATACATGTACTAACACACAGGGCCATGTGTATTTGGATGAAAATACTGGATGGACATGCCAGAGGCTCAAGTAAATTTTTCAGAAGTTACAAAGCAGGAATATTGACTAGTGTAATAGCTGATTATAGATCAATAAAGCCAAACATGAGCAATAAAGAAtctctccaaaattttgatgtTTGGTTCATGGTTCAATGGCCATTTTATTCAAGGATCCCACCTTATTCTCAAACCTGGTGGTTTGGTTGATTGGTCCTTCATCCATGAGAACATATATTCCTTGTACATGTACTTCAACCAATTTTTCTGGTTTTAAGTGTGACTCAACCAGAACaagtaaaagaataaaagatgaagagaaaagaagaggaaaa
This window of the Diospyros lotus cultivar Yz01 chromosome 5, ASM1463336v1, whole genome shotgun sequence genome carries:
- the LOC127801334 gene encoding autophagy-related protein 18h isoform X2 is translated as MKKTQASSKTKTSTNGFIPNSLRFISSCIKTVSSNVRSAGASVAGSISGDPDDHHKDQVLWASFDKLELGPSSTKHILLIGYSNGFQVLDVEDASNFSELVSRRDDPVTFLQIQPIPVKSKGHEGFRASHPLLLVVACDETRSSGPMQNGGDVLVRDGYIEPQTGNLLNSPTAVRFYSLRSHNYVHVLRFRSTVYMVRCSPRVVAVGLAAQIYCFDAVTLESKFSVLTYPVPQLGVPGLVGVNIGYGPMSVGPRWLAYASNNPLSSNAGRLSPQSLSPSPGVSPSTSPGSGSLMARYAMESSKHLAAGLMNLGDKGYKTLTKYYHEMRPDGSSSPVSSNSGWKVSRTATQSTETETAGTVVVRDFVSKAVVSQFRAHTSPISALCFDPSGTLLVTASIYGNNINIFRIMLSQNASGTYDWSSSHVHLYKLHRGMTSAVIQDICFSQYSQWVAIVSSRGTCHIFVLSPFGGETGLQVIPNSHADGPSLIPVLSQPWWSASSLMISQQSCPPPPPPINLSVVSRIRLGNSGWLNTVSSAASSAAGRVSVPSGVAAIFHNSVHHRAQPAPPNVNPLEHLLVYSPTGNVIQYELLPSIGGEQGESSSRTGAGSLVQMQDDELRVKSETVQWWDVCRRVDWLEREECIYGITPGGQDSTGMVLDAFNYEDNGTGEKDIVKPHEHSHLYLSNAEVQIRSGRMSIWQKSKICFFRMSLHRDVEQNIIKDHISGEIEIEKVPVHEVEIKRKDLLPVFDRFQRIQSDWSDDRGLSGGRYSTLPSTSQSVKGKLSGELTVSHTKLVSPNSFENSGLLDIPAAVNSLDQVDGLRSYPQLVLTANENEGLKGQNDMSSSPPVNQRSFKQADLSKSHEQSATSMPSFEESYAINAPLPNTGALSTEGTIAREVQSSSSVVTSEVSNASSNRSDLSMNIIDEGLVHEDMHDPLEFGQYFEEGYCNPSAHDECPELTGVVTDVDSTNSPCDKDKSEEDGDNDGMLGGVFAFSEEG
- the LOC127801334 gene encoding autophagy-related protein 18h isoform X1; amino-acid sequence: MKKTQASSKTKTSTNGFIPNSLRFISSCIKTVSSNVRSAGASVAGSISGDPDDHHKDQVLWASFDKLELGPSSTKHILLIGYSNGFQVLDVEDASNFSELVSRRDDPVTFLQIQPIPVKSKGHEGFRASHPLLLVVACDETRSSGPMQNGGDVLVRDGYIEPQTGNLLNSPTAVRFYSLRSHNYVHVLRFRSTVYMVRCSPRVVAVGLAAQIYCFDAVTLESKFSVLTYPVPQLGVPGLVGVNIGYGPMSVGPRWLAYASNNPLSSNAGRLSPQSLSPSPGVSPSTSPGSGSLMARYAMESSKHLAAGLMNLGDKGYKTLTKYYHEMRPDGSSSPVSSNSGWKVSRTATQSTETETAGTVVVRDFVSKAVVSQFRAHTSPISALCFDPSGTLLVTASIYGNNINIFRIMLSQNASGTYDWSSSHVHLYKLHRGMTSAVIQDICFSQYSQWVAIVSSRGTCHIFVLSPFGGETGLQVIPNSHADGPSLIPVLSQPWWSASSLMISQQSCPPPPPPINLSVVSRIRLGNSGWLNTVSSAASSAAGRVSVPSGVAAIFHNSVHHRAQPAPPNVNPLEHLLVYSPTGNVIQYELLPSIGGEQGESSSRTGAGSLVQMQDDELRVKSETVQWWDVCRRVDWLEREECIYGITPGGQDSTGMVLDAFNYEDNGTGEKDIVKPHEHSHLYLSNAEVQIRSGRMSIWQKSKICFFRMSLHRDVEQNIIKDHISGEIEIEKVPVHEVEIKRKDLLPVFDRFQRIQSDWSDDRGLSGGRYSTLPSTSQSVKGKLSGELTVSHTKLVSPNSFENSGLLDIPAAVNSLDQVDGLRSYPQLVLTANENEGLKGQNDMSSSPPVNQRSFKQADLSKSHEQSATSMPSFEESYAINAPLPNTGALSTEGTIAREVQSSSSVVTSEVSNASSNRSDLSMNIIDEGLVHEDMHDPLEFGQYFEEGYCNPSAHDECPELTGVVTDVDSTNSPCDKDKSEEDGDNDGMLGGVFAFSEEGCCNTFWLRAALDTIIYKTYFYLHAE